The Erythrolamprus reginae isolate rEryReg1 chromosome 3, rEryReg1.hap1, whole genome shotgun sequence genome contains a region encoding:
- the RBM12B gene encoding LOW QUALITY PROTEIN: RNA-binding protein 12B (The sequence of the model RefSeq protein was modified relative to this genomic sequence to represent the inferred CDS: inserted 1 base in 1 codon), which translates to MAVVIRLQGLPLVAGSADIRRFFSGLNIPDGGVHIIGGEKGEAFIIFATDEDARQAMDCSGGFIKDSRIQFFLSSKAEMQSIIEINRKRFGRGGRGGGPRRTGHNNSRASDVGNLSNMVQKGNDKSSHDSRVPLEDEFHSNDSRNSNTNIGXEASQSDRLFLFIRGMPYSSTEDDVFNFFSGLQVEKVIMLQTKGRNNGDGLVKFVTLSDAMKGMQRDRNYMGSRFVEVRPSNEETWINHGGTVEEKIDDSFHFQRNLNKGQYFSNTEHPKKEPSYLSSRKRARSRSPPRRVVSQVKSRSPLRRITEGSYSKPPSQTVMAHDFSRSQRDMAHDLSRSPQRDKVHPFSRSPQRNIAHAFSRSQRDMPHAFSRSPQRDMPHAFSRSPQRDMAHTFSRSPQRDMAHAFSRSQRDMAHDFSRSPQGDMAHTGSGSPSRRVTARNGSKSPRRVMEPMHSHSPRRTTANAHSRSPRRVKTHSHSPFSVPSQSHSPQNKEYYIYIKNLSSAVKKKDLQEFFEDPTLAYKDITFLKSHYKAKNKDAIITFRSEEAYTSSLSYQKLELFGQQVHIFPVSKKRVLESIGSSEVKRSVEGHRNVKGNEDGYVGSKTCVYVRNFPFDVTKVEVQKFFAEFNIDDNDIYLLYDDKGVGLGEALVKFRTENQAQKAESLNRRCFLGTEVLLRCIPEEQMQEFGINISSASNEKMQGHHHSHERDENFYSADSQGASVQEGEYRNLSDDFICTCDRGPPQFSDGIPGNFSDSRFVPDSNFGGDSEYVSFVKLKNIPFRASSNEILDFFHGYKIIPESLSVQHNEYGMFSGEAVIALVNYKEAAAAIKELNDRPIGQRKIRLTFV; encoded by the exons ATGGCTGTAGTCATACGTTTACAAGGACTTCCTCTTGTTGCGGGTTCTGCAGATATTCGTCGTTTCTTCTCAGGATTGAATATTCCTGATGGAGGTGTACATATTATTGGAGGAGAAAAGGGGGAAGCTTTTATTATATTTGCAACAGATGAAGATGCCAGACAAGCAATGGACTGTTCAGGAGGATTTATCAAGGATTCACGTATACAGTTTTTTCTTAGTAGCAAGGCAGAAATGCAGAGCATAATAGAAATTAATAGGAAAAGATTTGGTcgtggtggaagaggaggaggacctaGGAGGACTGGTCATAATAATTCCAGAGCATCTGATGTTGGCAACCTTTCAAATATGGTTCAAAAGGGAAATGATAAATCTAGCCATGATTCAAGAGTTCCTTTGGAGGATGAGTTTCATTCTAATGACTCTCGAAACAGTAATACAAATATTG AAGAAGCATCTCAATCTGATAGGTTATTTTTATTCATACGTGGTATGCCTTATTCTTCAACAGAAGATGATGTGTTCAATTTCTTTTCTGGATTACAAGTGGAGAAAGTAATTATGTTACAAACCAAAGGTCGAAACAATGGAGATGGTTTGGTCAAATTTGTTACATTAAGTGATGCCATGAAAGGAATGCAACGGGATAGGAATTATATGGGTTCGCGGTTTGTAGAAGTACGTCCCTCCAATGAAGAGACATGGATTAATCATGGTGGTACtgtagaagagaagatagatgATTCTTTCCACTTTCAACGTAACTTGAATAAAGGACAATATTTTTCAAACACAGAACATCCAAAAAAAGAGCCAAGCTACTTGTCTTCAAGGAAACGTGCCCGGTCCAGAAGTCCACCACGTAGAGTAGTATCACAGGTTAAATCAAGGTCTCCTTTGAGGAGGATTACCGAAGGCAGCTATTCAAAACCTCCTTCACAAACGGTTATGGCACATGACTTTTCAAGATCTCAGAGGGATATGGCACATGACCTTTCAAGATCTCCTCAGAGGGATAAGGTACATCCCTTTTCAAGATCTCCTCAGAGGAATATAGCACATGCATTTTCAAGATCTCAGAGGGATATGCCACATGCTTTTTCAAGATCTCCTCAGAGAGATATGCCACATGCCTTTTCCAGATCTCCTCAGAGGGATATGGCACATACCTTTTCAAGATCTCCTCAGAGGGACATGGCACATGCCTTTTCAAGATCTCAGAGGGATATGGCACATGACTTTTCAAGATCTCCTCAGGGGGATATGGCACACACTGGTTCAGGATCACCATCACGGAGGGTCACCGCACGTAATGGTTCAAAGTCTCCACGGAGGGTAATGGAACCTATGCATTCACATTCTCCAAGGAGGACCACAGCAAATGCCCATTCAAGGTCTCCAAGGAGGGTTAAAACCCACTCACATTCACCTTTCTCTGTTCCAAGCCAGTCCCATTCCCCCCAGAACAaggaatattatatatatataaaaaatctgTCTTCTGCTGTTAAAAAGAAGGATTTGCAGGAGTTCTTTGAGGATCCAACTTTAGCGTACAAAGACATTACTTTTCTAAAATCTCATTATAAGGCAAAAAACAAGGATGCAATTATAACATTCAGATCAGAAGAAGCATATACATCATCGCTGAGTTATCAGAAGCTGGAGCTTTTTGGACAACAAGTTCACATTTTCCCTGTTTCCAAAAAAAGAGTGCTAGAATCAATTGGGTCTTCTGAAGTTAAAAGATCAGTAGAAGGACATCGCAATGTAAAAGGTAATGAAGATGGGTACGTTGGTTCAAAGACATGCGTGTATGTAAGAAATTTTCCATTTGATGTGACCAAAGTTGAAGTACAGAAATTCTTTGCAGAATTTAACATTGATGACAATGACATTTATTTACTTTATGATGACAAAGGAGTTGGACTGGGAGAAGCACTAGTTAAATTCAGGACAGAAAATCAGGCCCAAAAAGCTGAAAGCTTAAATCGTCGATGCTTTTTGGGGACAGAGGTCCTCTTAAGATGTATACCCGAGGAGCAAATGCAAGAGTTTGGTATCAATATTTCATCAGCATCTAATGAAAAAATGCAGGGGCATCACCATAGTCATGAAAGAGATGAAAACTTTTATTCTGCTGATTCACAAGGGGCCTCTGTGCAGGAAGGTGAATATAGAAACCTGTCCGATGATTTTATCTGCACATGTGATAGAGGTCCTCCTCAATTTAGTGATGGTATTCCTGGAAATTTTTCCGATAGCCGCTTTGTGCCCGATTCTAACTTTGGTGGTGACTCAGAGTATGTATCTTTtgtcaaattaaaaaatataccATTTCGAGCTTCTTCTAATGAAATTCTGGATTTTTTCCATGGCTATAAAATTATACCAGAATCTCTGTCTGTTCAGCACAATGAATATGGAATGTTTTCTGGTGAAGCAGTCATTGCTCTAGTAAATTACAAAGAGGCAGCGGCTGCTATTAAAGAATTGAACGATAGGCCAATTGGCCAACGCAAAATTAGATTAACCTTTGTATAG